AACCACAAGCGAATCTATCGGGTGTACAAGGCCATGAAACTCAACCTGCGACGGCCCGTGAAGCGCCGCCTGCCCAAACGCCAGCGGGTGCCGCTGTACGTGCCACGGCTGCCAGATATGGTCTGGTCGGCGGACTTCATGTCTGACGCACTGGCGTGCGGTCGGCGATTCCGCACCTTCAACGTGGTCGACGACTTCAACCGCGAGGCGCTGCACATTGAAGTCGACACATCGATCAACTCCGCCCGCCTGGTGCGCATCTTCGAGCAGCTCAAGCGCGACCACGGCCTGCCGCAGGTGCTGCGCACCGACAACGGCCCCGAGTTCCTGGGCGAGACGTTCATCCAGTGGGCAAAGGCCAACGGCATGGCCATCCGGTATATCCAGCCCGGCAAGCCCAACCAGAATGCCTACATCGAACGCTTCAACCGGACCCTCCGCGAAGAGGTTCTGGACCAGCACCTCTTCGCCCGCCTCGACGATGTTCGCGAGGCGGCGTACTGGTGGATGCTCGAGTACAACGAAGAACGCCCCCACGATTCCCTCGGCGATTTGACGCCGGCGGAGTACCGCCAACGCCACGCTGGAAACTCTACTTTTGAAGTGTCTACTTGACGGGGAAGCTTACGCATCGCCTCGGGCAGGCCGATCGCGTCGGGCACGATGTCGGGGTTCTGCTCCAGCACCATCAGGGTCTGGCGCACGAAGGCCTCGGACTTGTCGCCCATCTTGGTCAACTCCCGACGCGCCTGGTTGTCCAGCGCGACCAGCCCGGCCAAACGGGATTCGATATCGCCCAGCGCCGCGTTGATGGCGGTCAGGTCCTCGGCGGACAGGGCGATGGAAAGCAGGTTCTGGCTCATTTCGACTTTCTCCATGTCATGAGTGCAACCGGCGTGATGCCGGTGCAGGAATGCTCCGCCGCTTCCGTGTGGCGTGAGGTTGGCCGATGGGGCGGCCGGAGCGAGGGGGATTGTGGCAGAACTGCGCGACAGTCGCGCAGGATTATTGAAACGTGACAGCGCTGGCGGCGAGACACTTACCATGTATGACGATCGAGCTAAGTGACGCCACCTACCGGCGCTCGATAAAAAGGAGCGGCTACCCCTATTTCTTCTTTGGGCCGAACTGCATGAGCTTCTCGATCCGCGCCATTTCAGACTGCGCGTCAAACCGCTTTAAAGCCTCAGTGGCGGAACTTAACTGGGCCAAATCTTTGAAGCTCATAGCGTCTCGCTCCAAGAGCTTTTTCAGCTGATTTGCTTGAACTGTACTTGAGAATATCTGATCGACAGAGTTCTCTTTTCTCATCTTTGTGACTTGCGCCTGAAGCTTGTCGATGGTCGCCCTCGAAGCTCTATCTTGCTGCTTCAGCTCAGTCAACTCTTGAATGATTGCTTCCATAGACTCCAAGCTTTCGTCTCGCTCTCGTGAGGCTTGAGCTATTTGAAGCTGGTAGTCTTGAATCGAAGCGGCAAGGCCAGTAACAAAACTTCCCATTTCATCTGCGCTTCCCGCCATTCTATTGAAGATTGTTAAAAAATAGCCAACTAATTCATTATTCGAAAAGTTTGGATAGCGGATCTTATGGTCGATCTCGCTCCACCCTTCTTCAAAGATAGTTCGAATCTGGACCTCCACATATAACTTTCTATTGGTTGGCTGCGATGATATTACATGATGAACGGATCGGTATCCCGCGGGGTGCACCTTGACCTCTAGGCCATGGTTACGATACCTCTGAACGAGATCCTCGGGGTCGCCGTTACGTATATATGCAATTGGCTTCTCAACCGGAGACCAAGTAGAAGCAATTGCTTCGTTTATTTCAAAGCAGTCATCTTTGAAAAGATGTAGTGCACGAATCCCTATAAGATCCGTCACAATCTCGTAGTAGTTGTCAGCACGCACATCCCCGTATTTTTCTTCTCCTGCTGCCTTTTTCCGAATTATCTTCTCGAGTAGATGCTCGGGCTGCTTGACGCGCCACCTGACCGAATGAACACCTGGTATATTCTGAATTATATTTACATACAGCGCAGCGCTTTCTGAGAACACCTTAGATTGCGCCGCGTGATCAGCTCGAATGGCCAATAGCTCATCCCAATCGCACCCACTTTTTTGCCATGTCTCCTCATCAATTCGGTTGCGGGCAAGAAAGGGCGCTAGTTCTTCGGTCATAATGAATTCCTGTGAGCTTTAGCGAGAATAAGTGATGCGTTTCGCCCAATACAACAATTTAGGCCGGCCCGATCTTTCCATCTTGCTCTTGCGCCCGACCGAGTGCTACTAACATCTCTACTAGCTTCGGAAGACGCCTTTTCCAAGGCCCACGGGCAGTAAACCTCGCGGCGATCTCGTCAATTGAGAGTGGGATCGGACTGGTCGCAAGAACGTCGGCGACGGCGCGGACCTGGTCGACAGTGTCTTTTGGCCACGGCTGAGGTTTCACCGAGGGCGGTAGTGCAATGGCCGCTTCGTCGCCCTCCGCTCGGTCGCGTTGCGCCGTGTCAGTGGCGAGGCGGGTTTGTTCGGGTTCGTGCTCGCGAACGACGTCGGGGTTCTGGAACTCGGGGCGGAGCCAGCGGATGTTGCCCCGGGCTTCCTCGGCTGCGCGTTCGGCGTTGAGGGCGACGAGGCGTTCGAGGATGGCTTCGTCGAAGGCGCGTTTGGCATCGTCGCGGGTCTGGCCTTCGGTCGGGGCGTCGTTGCCGTGGGCGATGCGCAGCAGGGGCAGTAGGTCGCCCCAGCCGTAGGCGTACAGGACGGCTTCGTCGAGTTCGTCGTGCAGTTGGCGCAGGACGGATACCAAGCCCTGTTCGTGGATGGTGCGTTCCTTGGTGGTCAGGACGTCGCCGCTGCGCAGTTTTTCGAGGACGTTGTACATGCCGGTCAGGGTCAGACCGGGATGTTGCTCCTGCTGACGCTTGCGGTGGGCGTCGAGTTGTTCGGCGAGGTTGCGGATGCGGTCGGAGGGGTATTCGCCGTAGGTCTGCGTCTCCCCTGCCCGGCCGGTTTCATCGACAAGGGCGACGCCGATGGGGCCGCCGAATTTGTCGGCGGCGTGGAGGTCGGGGAATGGAAAGCTCTCGAAGCAGATCGATTTGTTGTAGCGGGGGCGATCTTCCAAGGTCCCGCCAGCACTCAGGGCCCATGTCACATGCACGACGGAAGACAGCACGCCGAAATACACAGGATCTGGCAGCGCAAACATGACAGTGGTGCTGTCGCAGATTGTGTCGGCCGGTACACGCACAAACGTGCGGTATTTTGAGGTCAGGGATGTTGCGAAAGCGGCCTTGGTTCCCGCCAGTGCCGGTCGAAAAGTGCTTCGCGCCTCCCCGAATATCCACCAGCGGACTCTCAAGGATTCGCGATTGTTCTGGTCTCGCTCCGGCTTGACTCGATCCAATACCCATTGGAACAAAGCGGGATGGCTCGATCTAACGTCGGCATCTGTCAGGCCGAAGAGGTCGATTGCAAACAAGTTGCGATTGCTCTGGGTGATATCCCGGCCGCT
The genomic region above belongs to Lysobacter avium and contains:
- a CDS encoding IS3 family transposase (programmed frameshift); protein product: MKKSRFTESQIVSILKQADAGLPVKDICRQAGISTPTYYNWKSKYGGLEASELRRVKDLEAENSRLKRMYAELALDNAAMKDLIGKKTVGPEQKREAVRYLVEVHARPLRRSCACVGLSRAAWYRPPLDWTVRDAEVIAALAELVEERPARGFWKCRKLLHRRRPEWNHKRIYRVYKAMKLNLRRPVKRRLPKRQRVPLYVPRLPDMVWSADFMSDALACGRRFRTFNVVDDFNREALHIEVDTSINSARLVRIFEQLKRDHGLPQVLRTDNGPEFLGETFIQWAKANGMAIRYIQPGKPNQNAYIERFNRTLREEVLDQHLFARLDDVREAAYWWMLEYNEERPHDSLGDLTPAEYRQRHAGNSTFEVST